From the genome of Altererythrobacter sp. BO-6:
GTATAGACTGTCGGAGGCAGGGGCACAGTGCCGCTGGGCATGGCGCATGCGCAAGAACGAGAGAGCCCGTGCCGCCGCCGAGGCAAAGGGCCTCAAATGCCTTGATTATGATGTCTTTAGCCACGATCGCCCCAACTGCGTCAGCCCTGAAGAACACGCACGCGAAATGGTGCGACGCATCTACCGAGGGGATGAGCGCTTCCACCATTCCTATTTCAATGAAGGCTCAAGCCTGATGGAGGTGGCCCATGTTCGCGCCGCCGCCATCATTGCAGAGGCCAAGCGGATCGGGCGCAGGCCTGATAAGCTTTAGCGCAAGCGCAGCTCTGGCGGCTTGGCGCGCGAATTTCCGGCGGCTAAACACGCCTCATGGACCAGCCCATGCCCCCGATCGCCCGTGCCTGTGCCGGTGCCATCGCATTGCTCGCCCTATGCGCGATTGCACTACAGACAACTATCAATCTCGAACAGGACGGTTCGCCGCTGATCTCGTTCGCGCTGCTGTTGCGCTATTTCACCATCTGGAGCAATTTCGCCGCCGGGCTGATCCTGCTGTGGGTCGCGGCGGGCAAGCCGACAAGCGAGCGGGTGCTGTTCGCGCTGGCAACCGCGCTGTCGATCGTGGCGCTCGTCTATCACGCGCTGCTCGCCGCCGATCATCACCCGGTCGGGCTCGACTGGTGGACCAACCTTGGCTTTCACACGATCATCCCCGCATCGGCGATCGGCTGGTGGGTCGCATTTTCGGACCGGGCGCATTTGACCTGGCGCTCGCTCCCGCTCGTCACCCCGGCCCCTGTCGCCTACACGATCTTTGCCCTGATCTACGGCGCGATCAGCGGCT
Proteins encoded in this window:
- a CDS encoding Pr6Pr family membrane protein; amino-acid sequence: MPPIARACAGAIALLALCAIALQTTINLEQDGSPLISFALLLRYFTIWSNFAAGLILLWVAAGKPTSERVLFALATALSIVALVYHALLAADHHPVGLDWWTNLGFHTIIPASAIGWWVAFSDRAHLTWRSLPLVTPAPVAYTIFALIYGAISGFYPYFFLDLPTLGWLQLVFNITGLALFFVAMGALLLGLRRALPSARA